The Stratiformator vulcanicus genome has a segment encoding these proteins:
- a CDS encoding class I tRNA ligase family protein encodes MFQKVTDARFLAGEHEVLKFWTEKDIFAKLRRQNAGGPKWSFLDGPITANNPMGVHHAWGRTYKDAYQRFHAMRGAELRYQNGFDCQGLWVEVEVQKEFNLQTKDDIREFGVDRFVHECKKRVLRFAARQTEQSIRLGYWMDWDAPATLRKLADHIGTDDELTVTTPSGKEATGTAEEIVAKLGNPEWGGSYFTFSTENNETIWTFLKKCYDRGKVYRGYDVMPWGGRTGSAYSQMEVNDGRRLTTHRAVFVRFPILRDEAVSSQPSAISQEKAADDATSPLSLGRGAGGEGNTAAPAQHRRSESESAVSERASDGETDSKGPRSPSSALRAPSPQGESAQPTFGPAAAQEYLLVWTTTPWTLTSNVAAAINPDLDYIKVRAKRDGAVYYFAKDNLHHQRLASEFKDGFGRPEWKWPKGVAKLKTLAQMFKEQGGFEELDTVKGADLIGLRYRGPFDELEAQNEQKEKPGLSYWRGGKQAFYDFVEAVEGKHPLQQSQIRALIAETSGLLEVVGSFSNSLLNLVAFDFAFFEWEKQADQPTLQESASNFDRLHKGLRGGEYRSDIDSLAMLIEEARAGNSEIWPIVERFVAILREVIVCLEKNESASGVECHRVINGGRDNKGNPIVTAGEGTGIVHTAPGCGDVDHTLGEENGLVAIAPLDEQARFIDGFGEFTGRDATDPETADLVIERLKEKGFHFADEVYPHIYPHCWRTGTELIFRLVDEWFINMDWRDEIKDVVQEIEWLPESIQGKERETEWLTNMRDWMVSKKRFWGLALPIWINPDDPTDFEVMGSLGELKDRAVEGWDVLEGHTPHKPWIDAVKIKSEKTGAILERVPDVGNPWLDAGITPFSTMGYNHNREMWEQWYPADFVTECFPGQFRNWFYSLLSLSTMMRHDETEDPKEKRPFKTLLGHRLVTDEFGRPMHKSDGTAIWFEEAAEQLGVDTLRWMYLSQNPANDLRFGLRHPKKSVELKTPDGLIKETKDGFETCLVTSTPADETRRQILIPLWNSYAFFVNYARLDGFDPSAKKLPHADLTEGDRWILSELQHLIRRSTEAYEAYDAQAACDAAAFFIDDLSNWYIRRNRRRFWRGADGADTDKLAAYQTLHHVLVELSKVLAPALPFLAERMYRNLVTSWDDSAPESVHLCRFPSPDESLEDEALRFSAATAQRVVRLGHRLREQAEQRVRQPLAELRYSATDKEADAIEALKDVIADELNIKELNRAESLDELVQYTFKPNLKTLGPKYGKLLGVIRKELPNLDPALLAPLRAKLPVALTLAGHELNLEPDDVLVGTEQSTDWVAGDDGDLQIALSTHLTPELTREGIARDFVRQVQQMRKDAGLEIEDRIKIQVQSDEKTVQKALAEWGDYIRGETLADAIEDAASDDMKSVNVGDAKARLAVVKSGK; translated from the coding sequence ATGTTCCAAAAAGTCACGGACGCCCGATTCCTTGCCGGCGAGCACGAGGTTCTGAAGTTCTGGACCGAGAAAGACATTTTCGCCAAGCTCCGCCGGCAGAACGCCGGTGGGCCGAAGTGGTCGTTCCTCGACGGACCGATCACCGCCAACAATCCGATGGGTGTCCACCACGCGTGGGGCCGGACGTACAAGGACGCCTACCAGCGGTTTCACGCGATGCGGGGGGCCGAGTTGCGCTACCAGAACGGCTTCGACTGTCAGGGGCTGTGGGTCGAGGTCGAGGTGCAAAAGGAGTTCAACCTCCAAACCAAGGACGACATCCGCGAGTTCGGCGTCGACAGGTTCGTGCACGAGTGCAAGAAGCGTGTCCTCCGCTTCGCCGCCCGGCAGACCGAACAGTCGATCCGCCTCGGCTACTGGATGGACTGGGACGCCCCGGCCACGCTCCGCAAGCTCGCCGACCACATCGGCACCGACGACGAACTCACCGTCACCACTCCCTCGGGCAAGGAAGCCACCGGCACCGCCGAGGAGATCGTCGCCAAGCTCGGCAACCCCGAATGGGGCGGCAGCTACTTCACCTTCAGCACCGAGAACAACGAGACGATCTGGACCTTCCTCAAGAAGTGCTACGACCGCGGTAAAGTCTACCGCGGCTACGACGTCATGCCCTGGGGCGGCCGCACGGGCAGCGCGTATTCGCAGATGGAGGTGAATGACGGCCGCCGGTTGACGACGCACCGGGCCGTGTTTGTGCGGTTCCCGATATTGCGGGATGAAGCTGTCAGCTCTCAGCCATCAGCCATCAGCCAAGAAAAAGCAGCTGATGACGCGACTTCCCCCCTCTCCCTGGGGAGAGGGGCCGGGGGTGAGGGGAACACGGCGGCGCCCGCTCAACATCGCCGCTCTGAGAGCGAATCGGCCGTCAGCGAACGAGCATCCGACGGTGAGACAGATTCGAAAGGCCCCCGCAGCCCCTCATCCGCCCTTCGGGCACCTTCTCCCCAGGGAGAGTCGGCACAGCCGACTTTTGGGCCTGCGGCAGCTCAAGAATACCTGCTGGTCTGGACCACCACGCCTTGGACCCTCACCAGCAACGTCGCGGCGGCGATAAATCCGGATCTCGATTACATCAAGGTCCGCGCCAAGCGGGACGGGGCGGTCTATTACTTCGCGAAGGACAACCTTCATCACCAACGCCTCGCCAGCGAATTCAAAGACGGCTTCGGACGCCCGGAATGGAAGTGGCCGAAGGGCGTCGCCAAGTTGAAGACGCTCGCCCAAATGTTTAAGGAACAGGGCGGGTTTGAAGAGTTGGATACGGTGAAGGGGGCGGACTTAATCGGCCTGCGGTATCGGGGGCCGTTTGATGAGTTGGAGGCGCAGAACGAGCAGAAGGAAAAGCCTGGCTTATCTTACTGGCGTGGCGGCAAGCAGGCTTTCTACGACTTCGTCGAAGCGGTTGAGGGCAAACATCCCCTCCAACAGTCGCAAATACGAGCATTAATTGCGGAAACGAGCGGCCTGCTCGAGGTTGTCGGGTCTTTCTCGAATTCGCTCCTGAACCTCGTTGCCTTCGATTTCGCGTTTTTCGAATGGGAGAAGCAAGCTGACCAGCCAACTCTGCAGGAATCTGCATCAAATTTTGATCGACTGCATAAAGGCCTTAGAGGGGGAGAATATCGTTCAGATATCGACTCTCTCGCAATGTTGATCGAGGAAGCCCGCGCTGGCAATTCAGAGATATGGCCGATTGTGGAAAGATTTGTGGCTATTCTCCGAGAGGTGATCGTCTGCCTGGAGAAAAATGAATCGGCCTCAGGCGTCGAGTGCCACCGCGTCATCAACGGCGGCCGCGACAACAAGGGCAACCCGATTGTCACCGCTGGCGAGGGTACCGGTATTGTTCACACCGCTCCCGGTTGTGGTGATGTCGACCACACGCTCGGCGAAGAGAACGGCCTCGTCGCGATCGCCCCGCTCGACGAACAAGCCCGCTTCATCGACGGCTTCGGCGAATTCACCGGACGCGACGCCACCGATCCGGAGACGGCGGACCTTGTTATTGAGCGGCTGAAGGAAAAGGGTTTTCACTTTGCGGACGAGGTCTATCCGCACATCTATCCGCATTGCTGGCGGACGGGGACGGAATTAATCTTCCGGCTCGTCGACGAGTGGTTCATTAATATGGACTGGCGTGACGAGATTAAGGACGTCGTGCAGGAAATTGAATGGCTGCCGGAGTCGATTCAGGGCAAGGAGCGCGAGACCGAGTGGCTGACCAACATGCGCGACTGGATGGTCTCCAAGAAACGCTTCTGGGGGCTGGCGCTGCCGATCTGGATCAATCCCGATGACCCGACCGACTTCGAGGTGATGGGGTCACTCGGTGAGTTAAAGGATCGGGCCGTCGAGGGCTGGGACGTGCTCGAAGGGCACACGCCGCACAAGCCGTGGATCGACGCCGTTAAAATTAAGAGCGAGAAGACCGGGGCGATTCTTGAACGCGTCCCCGACGTGGGCAACCCGTGGCTCGACGCGGGTATCACGCCGTTCTCCACGATGGGTTACAATCACAATCGCGAAATGTGGGAGCAGTGGTACCCCGCCGACTTCGTGACGGAGTGCTTCCCCGGGCAGTTCCGCAACTGGTTCTATTCGCTGCTGTCGCTCTCCACGATGATGCGGCACGACGAGACCGAAGACCCCAAGGAAAAGCGACCCTTTAAGACGCTGCTCGGCCACCGTCTCGTCACGGACGAGTTCGGACGACCGATGCACAAATCAGACGGCACCGCGATTTGGTTTGAAGAAGCGGCTGAGCAACTCGGAGTCGACACGCTGCGCTGGATGTATTTATCTCAGAACCCCGCAAATGATCTACGGTTCGGGCTACGACATCCAAAGAAGTCTGTTGAATTAAAGACGCCCGACGGGTTGATCAAGGAGACGAAGGACGGATTCGAAACCTGTCTTGTCACCAGCACCCCCGCTGACGAAACCCGGCGTCAAATCTTAATTCCTTTGTGGAACAGCTACGCGTTCTTCGTGAACTACGCCCGTCTCGACGGCTTCGATCCGTCCGCCAAGAAGCTGCCGCATGCCGATCTGACTGAAGGCGATCGCTGGATTCTGTCGGAACTTCAACACTTAATTCGCCGCTCGACGGAAGCCTATGAAGCGTACGACGCTCAAGCCGCTTGCGACGCGGCCGCATTCTTTATTGATGACCTGTCGAACTGGTACATCCGCCGCAATCGCCGACGATTCTGGCGCGGGGCCGATGGTGCCGATACGGACAAGCTGGCCGCCTATCAGACATTGCATCACGTGCTCGTCGAGCTTTCGAAAGTGCTGGCTCCGGCGCTCCCATTTCTGGCGGAGCGGATGTATCGAAATCTCGTCACCAGTTGGGATGACTCGGCCCCGGAGAGCGTGCATCTGTGCCGGTTCCCGTCGCCCGATGAGTCGTTGGAAGACGAGGCTTTAAGGTTCAGCGCGGCGACCGCGCAGCGGGTGGTGCGGCTGGGGCATCGCTTAAGAGAGCAGGCGGAGCAGCGTGTGCGTCAGCCGTTAGCCGAGCTTCGATATTCGGCGACCGACAAAGAAGCCGACGCGATTGAAGCGTTGAAAGACGTGATCGCCGACGAATTAAATATCAAGGAGTTAAACCGAGCGGAAAGCCTCGACGAGTTGGTGCAATATACCTTCAAGCCGAACCTAAAGACGCTCGGGCCAAAGTACGGAAAGCTGTTGGGCGTCATTCGCAAGGAACTGCCGAATCTCGATCCGGCCCTACTCGCCCCGCTGCGGGCAAAGTTGCCCGTCGCCTTAACGCTCGCGGGGCATGAATTGAACCTGGAGCCGGACGACGTGCTGGTCGGGACCGAGCAGTCGACCGACTGGGTAGCGGGGGACGATGGCGATCTTCAGATTGCGCTGTCGACGCACCTCACGCCGGAACTTACCCGCGAAGGCATCGCCCGCGACTTCGTCCGACAGGTGCAGCAGATGCGGAAGGATGCGGGTTTGGAGATTGAAGACCGAATTAAAATTCAGGTGCAGTCCGATGAGAAAACAGTGCAGAAGGCCTTAGCCGAATGGGGCGACTATATCCGCGGAGAAACGCTGGCGGATGCAATCGAAGATGCCGCGAGCGACGATATGAAGTCGGTTAATGTCGGGGATGCGAAGGCAAGACTCGCGGTGGTGAAGAGCGGAAAGTAA
- a CDS encoding PspA/IM30 family protein gives MPYFSRLTDIVTCNLSDLIGKTENPAEALSEILAEMEQGIAGARRSVTTASANVERLKGEIKEQQAQVGIWMEQARKRIADGDEEAARLALMRKQEVEDVIAGLEQEQRAAEKTRVHLETTLRALEGRMNDARRKQAELSGTADAAPAASAIAATMSPEEQSRRKSVDDELAALKKELGG, from the coding sequence ATGCCTTATTTCAGTCGACTAACCGATATCGTCACCTGCAATCTCTCCGACCTGATCGGCAAGACGGAGAATCCCGCGGAGGCGCTTTCGGAAATTCTCGCCGAAATGGAACAGGGGATCGCCGGGGCGCGCCGCAGCGTCACGACGGCTTCGGCGAACGTCGAGCGGCTCAAGGGCGAGATTAAAGAGCAACAAGCTCAAGTCGGAATCTGGATGGAACAGGCTCGCAAACGCATCGCCGATGGAGACGAGGAGGCCGCTCGCCTGGCCTTGATGCGCAAGCAAGAGGTCGAGGACGTCATCGCGGGACTCGAACAGGAGCAGCGGGCCGCGGAGAAGACGAGAGTCCATCTGGAAACGACCCTCCGAGCTCTGGAGGGACGCATGAACGATGCCCGTCGCAAGCAGGCCGAGCTATCCGGCACCGCCGACGCCGCGCCGGCCGCGTCTGCAATCGCCGCCACGATGTCTCCCGAGGAGCAAAGCCGAAGAAAATCGGTCGATGACGAGCTCGCCGCGCTCAAGAAAGAACTCGGCGGTTGA
- a CDS encoding sulfatase produces the protein MLRLIVAFAFLGLSHQLVMAAERPSVVLFLVDDLGWTDLGYAGSDLYQTPNIDRLAAEGVQFTNAYAACNVCSPTRAAVLTGKYPARLNLTDYIEGHTWITNRKLELPDWTKKLPIEEVTIADVLSEAGYQTAHIGKWHLSPRSVEGRIGYLPTDQGFDVNVGGGHMGLPGSYFYPYGRGGRQVPYLPEGGKKGDYLTDLLAGEACKLIESWKDEPFFINYWFYTVHTPIQGKPDYIENISPTVKRESVHHNAGYAAMVRSLDDAVGRVLDTLEQNGLAEETLIIFTSDNGGLDKSGRGPTSNHPLRQGKGTVYEGGVRVPAIIKMPGITKAGGVCHEPIISVDYLPTVLELLALNEELPAEVDGSSLVPLLRDPDVNLEREAIYWHYPHYHAVGARPHGAVRSGKYKLIEFYEDDRLELYDLETDIHEDHNLAMERPAIAQRLYHLLDRWRGEVGAQMGAPNPEYDPSQATGRKTDAGITPLPPVREH, from the coding sequence ATGCTTCGTCTCATTGTCGCGTTCGCGTTTCTAGGTCTGTCGCATCAATTGGTGATGGCTGCCGAGCGACCCAGCGTGGTGTTGTTTCTGGTCGACGATCTCGGATGGACCGATCTTGGTTACGCCGGCAGCGACCTTTATCAGACCCCGAATATTGACCGGCTCGCCGCGGAGGGCGTGCAATTCACGAATGCATATGCGGCGTGCAATGTCTGTTCGCCGACACGCGCCGCCGTGCTGACGGGGAAGTATCCGGCGCGTTTGAATCTGACCGACTACATTGAGGGGCACACGTGGATTACGAACCGCAAACTCGAACTTCCTGACTGGACAAAGAAGCTGCCGATTGAAGAAGTGACGATCGCGGATGTCCTCTCGGAAGCAGGCTATCAAACCGCGCACATCGGCAAATGGCACCTGTCGCCGCGGTCGGTCGAAGGACGGATTGGCTACCTGCCGACCGACCAGGGTTTTGACGTGAACGTCGGCGGCGGACACATGGGGCTGCCCGGATCCTATTTCTATCCGTACGGTCGCGGGGGACGGCAGGTTCCGTACCTTCCCGAAGGCGGAAAGAAAGGCGACTACCTGACCGACTTGCTCGCCGGGGAAGCGTGCAAGCTGATTGAAAGCTGGAAGGACGAACCGTTCTTCATTAATTACTGGTTCTATACGGTCCACACGCCCATTCAGGGCAAGCCGGATTATATCGAGAATATTTCACCAACTGTTAAGAGAGAGTCCGTGCATCACAACGCGGGTTATGCCGCGATGGTTCGCTCGCTCGATGACGCGGTTGGAAGAGTACTCGACACATTGGAGCAAAACGGCTTGGCTGAGGAGACGCTAATTATCTTCACGTCAGACAACGGAGGCTTGGATAAATCAGGCAGAGGCCCGACGAGCAATCATCCGCTTCGTCAGGGAAAAGGCACCGTCTACGAAGGAGGCGTGCGCGTACCGGCGATCATTAAGATGCCTGGCATTACGAAGGCCGGCGGCGTGTGTCATGAGCCGATTATTTCGGTTGATTACCTGCCGACGGTCCTCGAACTTCTCGCCCTGAATGAAGAACTCCCCGCCGAGGTCGACGGCTCAAGTCTTGTTCCGCTCTTAAGAGACCCGGATGTTAATTTAGAGCGAGAAGCCATTTATTGGCACTATCCTCACTATCACGCCGTGGGAGCGCGGCCTCACGGGGCGGTGCGGTCCGGGAAATACAAGTTGATTGAATTCTACGAGGACGACCGACTCGAACTTTATGATTTAGAAACCGACATTCACGAAGATCACAATCTGGCGATGGAGCGACCCGCGATCGCACAGCGGCTCTATCACTTACTTGACAGGTGGCGGGGCGAAGTCGGTGCCCAAATGGGCGCGCCGAACCCCGAGTACGACCCGTCGCAGGCGACCGGTCGGAAGACCGATGCCGGGATTACGCCGCTTCCGCCGGTCCGGGAGCATTAA
- a CDS encoding trypsin-like serine peptidase yields the protein MKSNVYGATYEIIDGETEGVVEAKTAEKDEAEAALTFEKPESMTVRVSLGNEMTDRIDVPVANTDSIELNFDDLQVQNIRKAATCLIKMPDGGFGSGFLFEDRQTIVTAAHCVVARDPKDLLFVFNPEEDHEETVKGAELMYFDSAQDVAVLVLPEPMGDHRPYFLRGGKPELDDAVVVLGNPGRDGKPDPTYSRQAVIKGARPDELYLDIEVKPGYSGGPVCRAENLEVLGITSFKIVGNADYEEIGRSFAKSSEIAADACENFWSTSESNRERRITRVTEQYEGRFGFNSAREIAAKLFLDGYNLNYVARRVASSYRGTIGVTKIKYARARRSTRERYVENERRRFLGSEAQEIATKSREKIDEVLRFKTESAYHEVLAEESLPESIKGELRSLYQMYVDIKADADKLCDPTLGALTGLSDAEFRKLTRDRRRDLAGNFNDVMNQIAGYIEE from the coding sequence GTGAAATCGAACGTTTATGGCGCGACGTACGAAATCATCGACGGTGAGACCGAGGGCGTCGTCGAAGCGAAAACCGCAGAAAAAGATGAAGCAGAAGCAGCGTTGACATTTGAGAAGCCCGAGTCGATGACGGTCCGAGTCAGCCTCGGGAACGAGATGACTGATCGGATCGACGTTCCTGTTGCAAATACCGATTCGATTGAGCTGAACTTCGATGATCTGCAGGTCCAGAACATCCGCAAAGCGGCGACTTGTCTCATTAAGATGCCTGACGGGGGCTTCGGGTCAGGTTTTTTGTTTGAGGATCGCCAAACGATTGTAACGGCCGCGCACTGTGTCGTCGCTCGTGACCCGAAGGATTTGCTATTCGTATTTAACCCGGAAGAGGACCACGAGGAGACGGTGAAGGGGGCTGAGTTGATGTATTTCGACTCTGCGCAAGATGTTGCCGTGCTGGTATTGCCTGAACCAATGGGAGATCATCGGCCTTACTTCCTACGCGGGGGCAAGCCAGAGCTTGACGATGCAGTAGTGGTGCTCGGCAATCCGGGTCGCGACGGCAAACCGGATCCAACCTATTCCCGGCAGGCGGTCATCAAAGGTGCTCGCCCGGACGAACTTTATCTCGACATCGAAGTGAAGCCGGGCTACAGCGGAGGACCGGTTTGTCGAGCGGAAAATCTTGAGGTTCTGGGCATCACGAGCTTTAAAATCGTAGGCAATGCGGACTACGAGGAGATCGGTCGAAGCTTCGCCAAGTCTTCGGAAATTGCCGCGGATGCCTGCGAAAACTTCTGGTCGACATCGGAAAGTAACCGCGAACGTCGAATCACGCGAGTCACCGAACAATACGAAGGCCGTTTCGGTTTTAACTCGGCACGGGAGATCGCGGCGAAGCTGTTCCTCGACGGCTACAACCTGAACTACGTTGCTCGTCGTGTGGCTTCAAGCTACCGAGGCACGATCGGGGTGACCAAGATTAAGTACGCGCGGGCACGACGGTCTACGCGTGAGCGATACGTCGAAAACGAACGCCGTCGTTTTCTCGGGAGCGAGGCTCAGGAAATAGCGACCAAGAGTCGCGAAAAAATCGATGAGGTACTCCGGTTTAAGACCGAATCGGCCTATCACGAGGTGCTGGCTGAAGAGTCGTTACCCGAGTCGATCAAAGGGGAATTGCGAAGTCTCTATCAGATGTACGTCGACATCAAAGCGGATGCCGACAAACTCTGCGATCCGACGTTGGGTGCACTGACGGGCCTGTCCGACGCTGAATTTCGCAAATTGACCCGCGACCGGCGCCGAGATCTGGCAGGCAATTTTAACGACGTTATGAATCAGATCGCGGGATATATCGAAGAGTAA
- a CDS encoding acyltransferase family protein, translated as MAEPDVTTVSISHPKSNSELRTSRRIPEFDAIRVWATGAVIVLHAAYAYCIWPMPGLVWPVPIDQPSPLANAAFWWIEGWVMAVFFLMSGYLAAQTAERGAWKLITSRTQRLLIPLLTIGIVFVFADLVIWCVGFGLTQQATWREVFRMTIPHDIKTHLFGPSHLWYLQYLFRLCLCVAAISAASAMLRKRGISMHLRVADLLSKPIAFGFAPLVAFAGCLAIFHWSPEVYLGFQHDFQPYPPKFLHGTLFFGLGLLLHRCDDPLAALRKGWIVYLSAAAAVFVLLLPVVHETLAGDRLATTDHLRTLLLAAFATTATFGHLGLFSLGNFGKSERCRFLARASYWTYLLHHGLVGAVATALYFVPIAATLKFFIAVPLVGATCLVTYRHFVMGRWIERLLDGKLFVRPKSDSARAPVNAPGPAEAA; from the coding sequence ATGGCCGAACCCGACGTGACGACCGTCTCGATTTCGCACCCGAAATCGAATTCCGAATTGCGCACATCTCGTCGCATTCCTGAGTTCGACGCGATTCGCGTTTGGGCGACCGGTGCGGTCATCGTGCTTCACGCCGCGTACGCCTATTGCATCTGGCCGATGCCGGGGCTGGTCTGGCCGGTGCCGATCGATCAGCCGAGTCCGCTGGCCAATGCCGCCTTCTGGTGGATCGAAGGCTGGGTGATGGCCGTCTTCTTTCTGATGAGCGGCTATCTCGCTGCGCAAACGGCGGAACGCGGGGCGTGGAAACTGATCACCAGCCGCACGCAGCGCCTGCTCATTCCCCTGCTCACGATCGGCATCGTATTTGTCTTCGCAGATCTCGTCATCTGGTGCGTCGGCTTCGGCCTCACGCAGCAGGCGACGTGGCGAGAAGTCTTTCGGATGACGATTCCGCACGACATCAAGACCCATTTGTTCGGGCCAAGTCACCTGTGGTACCTCCAGTACCTCTTCCGGCTTTGCCTGTGCGTCGCGGCCATCTCGGCGGCCTCGGCGATGCTGCGAAAACGCGGAATTTCGATGCACTTGCGAGTGGCCGACCTTCTCTCGAAACCGATCGCATTCGGATTTGCTCCGCTAGTTGCCTTCGCCGGATGCCTCGCAATTTTTCACTGGTCGCCAGAGGTCTACCTCGGATTTCAGCACGACTTTCAGCCCTATCCGCCGAAGTTCTTGCACGGCACCTTATTTTTCGGTCTCGGCCTGCTTCTACATCGTTGCGATGACCCGCTTGCCGCGCTGCGCAAAGGTTGGATCGTTTATCTTTCCGCAGCGGCAGCCGTCTTTGTGCTGCTATTGCCAGTCGTTCACGAGACGCTGGCGGGCGACCGCCTTGCAACGACCGATCATCTACGCACATTGCTCCTCGCCGCATTCGCCACCACGGCAACCTTCGGGCATCTCGGATTATTCTCGCTCGGCAACTTTGGAAAGAGCGAGCGCTGCCGCTTCCTAGCCCGCGCCAGTTATTGGACTTATCTCCTCCATCATGGCCTCGTCGGCGCGGTTGCGACCGCGCTCTATTTTGTGCCGATTGCCGCGACGCTGAAGTTTTTCATCGCCGTGCCCCTCGTCGGGGCCACCTGCCTTGTGACGTATCGCCATTTCGTCATGGGCCGGTGGATTGAGCGGCTGCTCGATGGCAAGTTGTTCGTGCGGCCGAAATCCGATTCGGCCCGAGCACCGGTTAATGCTCCCGGACCGGCGGAAGCGGCGTAA
- a CDS encoding tRNA (cytidine(34)-2'-O)-methyltransferase, which yields MSFLHIVLHRPDIPQNAGNIGRTCVAVGAKLWFVRPLGFRLDDRYLKRAGMDYWQHLDWEAVDDWREVPRRYPEATVWCVENGGGRTIWEATFERGDILLFGSESKGLPESILAEHRATTIELPMRPEVRSLNLASTANTVVYEAVRQFGGQIDLS from the coding sequence ATGTCATTCCTCCACATCGTCCTGCATCGTCCGGACATCCCTCAGAATGCCGGAAATATCGGTCGCACTTGTGTGGCCGTCGGGGCGAAGTTGTGGTTTGTGCGGCCGCTCGGATTTCGATTGGACGATCGTTATCTGAAGCGGGCGGGGATGGATTATTGGCAGCATCTTGACTGGGAAGCGGTCGATGATTGGCGGGAGGTGCCGCGGCGGTATCCCGAGGCGACGGTGTGGTGCGTTGAGAACGGCGGCGGCCGCACGATTTGGGAAGCGACTTTCGAGCGAGGCGATATCCTGCTGTTTGGCAGTGAGTCGAAGGGCCTGCCGGAGTCGATTCTGGCGGAGCATCGGGCGACCACAATCGAGTTGCCGATGCGGCCGGAAGTGCGGAGCCTCAATCTCGCCAGCACCGCCAACACCGTTGTTTATGAAGCGGTGCGGCAGTTCGGTGGTCAGATTGATTTGTCTTGA
- a CDS encoding DUF455 family protein — MLPPELPLTDDSPGPPRRPVEPARPDNLQFAAPKTAPAMPKGPALREPAKQAIAHHVMANHELQALEVMAFVLHAFPEAPPEFRLGLIDVMRDEQKHTLMHLRRAEELGQPFGSLPVNCYIWKKSQACECVLDYLATLPLVFEGRNLDHTLEFEQYFLDAGDKKSAGIMRAIHRDEIEHVRFGLDWLRKLKPPGSDDWEVFNQHLHYPLRADKAIGDQFHDEPRRAAGMGEEFIARLSGSALPDGRG; from the coding sequence TTGCTGCCTCCCGAATTGCCGCTTACCGACGACTCGCCGGGGCCGCCACGTCGCCCGGTCGAGCCGGCCCGGCCGGACAACCTTCAGTTTGCCGCTCCCAAAACCGCCCCCGCCATGCCGAAGGGTCCCGCCCTTCGTGAGCCGGCCAAACAGGCGATTGCTCACCACGTGATGGCCAATCATGAACTGCAGGCGCTGGAGGTCATGGCGTTCGTCCTGCACGCCTTCCCGGAAGCCCCGCCCGAGTTTCGACTAGGGCTGATCGACGTGATGCGAGACGAGCAAAAGCACACCCTGATGCACCTCCGCCGCGCCGAAGAACTCGGCCAGCCGTTCGGTTCGTTGCCGGTGAATTGCTACATCTGGAAAAAGTCACAGGCCTGCGAGTGCGTGCTCGACTATCTTGCGACGCTGCCGCTGGTGTTCGAGGGCCGCAATCTCGACCACACACTGGAGTTTGAGCAGTACTTCCTCGACGCCGGCGACAAAAAAAGCGCCGGCATCATGCGCGCGATCCACCGTGACGAAATCGAACACGTGCGCTTCGGCCTCGATTGGCTGCGAAAGCTAAAGCCGCCCGGCAGCGACGACTGGGAGGTCTTCAACCAGCACCTCCACTACCCGCTCCGCGCGGACAAAGCCATCGGCGACCAATTCCACGACGAACCCCGCCGCGCGGCGGGGATGGGGGAGGAGTTTATTGCGCGGTTGAGCGGCAGCGCGCTCCCTGACGGTCGCGGCTAA
- a CDS encoding RNA polymerase sigma factor, whose translation MSDDDLMIGLQSGARDAFAQLVERYQSPLIGFFFKNTRDRQLAEDLSQETLLRVYNQSWDYLPQGRFRGWLFRIARNLLIDTVRRRTNDALVHSVRPGSDDEVNILTLISDGLLPPEVKAGHRELKAIVDDMLEELPEEQRLTFTMHHYSGLTLSEVADALDTSVATSKSRLRLAREKLQARLARIGLTDPSERQET comes from the coding sequence ATGAGTGACGACGATTTGATGATCGGCCTGCAGTCCGGGGCACGCGATGCGTTCGCGCAGCTCGTCGAGCGCTATCAGTCCCCGCTAATCGGATTCTTCTTCAAAAACACCCGCGACCGTCAACTGGCCGAAGATCTCAGCCAAGAGACGCTGTTGCGTGTCTACAATCAATCGTGGGACTACCTACCTCAGGGCCGCTTCCGCGGATGGCTGTTCCGCATCGCCCGTAACCTGTTGATCGATACCGTCCGGAGACGCACCAATGACGCACTGGTCCATTCGGTCCGCCCCGGCTCGGACGATGAGGTCAACATCCTGACGCTGATTTCTGACGGACTGCTGCCGCCGGAAGTCAAAGCGGGACATCGCGAACTCAAAGCGATCGTCGACGACATGCTTGAAGAATTGCCCGAAGAACAGCGGCTGACCTTCACGATGCATCACTACTCAGGTTTGACGCTCTCGGAAGTGGCCGACGCCCTCGACACGTCGGTCGCGACATCGAAGAGTCGCCTGCGATTGGCCCGCGAAAAATTGCAGGCTCGCCTGGCCCGAATCGGGCTGACCGATCCCTCTGAGCGGCAGGAGACGTGA